TTGACAGATTCTGCCGGCGATTTTTCAACCTCTTCGAGAAGAAAATTCAGTGCCTTGCGGAGGTTGGTTTTATATTCACCTTCATGAAGGGTATTGCCAGCCCGAAGCAAAGCCATAGCCGCAAAAGCTGTGGTGGCAGGATCTACCTGTACGGCTTTGGGATCAAGGATTCCCTGATTGGCATGGGTGCCTGCCCCCCAGCCACCGTTTTCAAACTGAGCCTTTACCAGCCATTCAATTCCTTTATGAATGACCGCTTCCGTTCCGTCGGGATCAACATTCTTAACTTGAGTGGGTTCAGGTGGGGTTGCCGCAAAAAACAGCATAAGGAAGTACGCAAGTGATACGCTTACAAAAGTTTTCATTTTGTGAAATTATTAGAGTGAAACAATTTGTCTGCGTGCAACCTTAACTGTACATGAAAGACAAATACATCTTCCCGATTCCACAAGCCGTTAGAAAATAATTTTTTCCCAAACCTCAAAACCCAGTCTCGGCAGATTGATTTCGGCATTGAGCAGGATGATCAGGTCTGCCTGTTTCATTTCCTCTATTACATCCAGAGACATGACAGAAGCCCTTTCTCCGTTGATTTCTCTATGAGGTAGTAGTTCCAGACCATAATACCAGAACTGAGATTGTGGGTGAAACAATTTTTCATGCAAACCTTGGTCATACCAAATCTTATAGTAGCTGTCTCCGATAACAATGACTTTCGGCTTCTGCTGGGTAGTGTCTGTGGCTGAAAAATTGTAAACGGGTTTTGTTGCCTGATTGCCGGGTATGGCAAATAGCAGGTTCATGGCCCGCTCGACTTCCCAATCGGTATCATTTCGCTGGTAATAGGTTTGGGGGGAATAGGTCATTTCCGGAAGGTACAATCCTGTAAGCGAAAGTGCCTTACTGCGCATGGAGTCAGCTGCAATCGCCGCGCCCCAATGGCTCCAGTGAAGGCCTGTGCGGGGATACAGGCGTATGTCGGTTTCTTTTTGGACTTCCGGGAATTGGGAATAATCGATATTTGGCACATGATACTGGTCGAGCAGGCGGGTAAATTGTTCCCGGTTAGTTGTGATCTGAGGGTTTTTCAGGTAATGGCCGGGGATCATTTCGGGCATAAATGTCGGTTTGCCAGGCGGGGTGATCACAAGCACACGTGTGTTGAAAGGCTGAAGATAATCCTGAAGATTGGCGATTTTCCGGACCAGAGACTCAGCGGAATCATTGGCGATCAGATCTTTTCCCAGCCAGGCATCGATATAGGTTTTGTCGTATAGTTCGCCGTTTTTCCCCACGACAATTCTTTGGTTGGCCGAATGGTTGAAAAGGGAGTAATCCAGCTGATTATTCGCTCTTACAAACCAGGGTCTGACGGGGTAATTCTCTTTTGCATATTCGTTCATCCGTGACACATACTGTCCGGAAAACCATGTGTCGAGTTTCAGCGGCAGCTTTTTTGTCGGGTAAAAACTTCCGGAAAGCTGGACAATGGTAATTTCTCCAATTTGGGAAGGGAGGAGGGCGATATAGGCAGCCGGAACGAGCAGAATCACCAACTGCAACCCCAGGATTATATATTTCAGTTTGTGATTCATTAGAAACGGAAATATATGAATGGGTTAAAGTCGCGGGCAAAAAGTTCGGTCAGGCAAATGATGCCGATGCAGGATGCCGAAACTGCCCGGAAAATGATCACAGGCATGGCGACGGTTCCTGAATAGAGTTTCTCAGGCATTTGTTCGATTTTGGGCAAAAGCCCCATAAATGAAAAGATACCGGCAAAAATCAGGATCGTCATGGTGCGGGAATCGGCGAATATATCCATATGAAAGTTTTCGAAGGAAAACATTCTTCCTAAAAAGCCGAAGGCATAGGTGAGCGTATCAGCCCGGAAAAATACCCATCCCACCAGAACGATGATATAGGTAATGAAAACAGAAGGTATTCGCCCGAGAAATTGAAGCCATTTCCGGAAAAACAGGCGGTCGGCAATGAGAAATAAACCATGGAAAGCGCCCCAAACCACAAAATTCCACGAAGCACCGTGCCAGAATCCGGAGATCAGGAAAACAATCCATAGATTGAAGAAAGTGCGCAACTCGCTTTTACGGTTTCCTCCCAACGGGATATACAGATAGTCGCGCATCCAGTTGCCCAGTGAAATATGCCACCTCCGCCAAAACTCAGTGATACTTTGGGAGATATAAGGGAAATGAAAATTCTCTGCAAACCGGAAGCCCATCATCAGGGCAAGCCCAATGGCCATATCGGAGTAGCCGGCAAAGTCAAAATAGATCTGAAAAGAATAGGAGACGATTCCCAGCCAGGCCATCCCTGCACTGATTTGTTCGGGAGGAAGGGCAAACAGCGGATCGGCAAATTCACCCAGTGCATTGGCAATCAATACTTTTTTTCCCAGCCCGGTGACAAACCTGAAAAACCCTGCAAGTTTGTAGTCGATATGCTCGGTGAGTGTACGGTCTGATAGCTGTGTGGCCACTTCATTGTAGCGCACTATGGGCCCGGCGATCAGCTGCGGGAAGAGCAAAATATACAAAGCGTAATTGACAAAATTTTCCTGAACCGGAGCTTTTTCCCTGAATATATCGAGGGTATAACTCAGTTTTTGAAAGGTAATGAAAGAAATCCCCACCGGAAGCAGAATATGCGGCAGGGGAATCTGGGCAAATGAAAAAACAGAAAGCGCGATATTGAGATTTTCCGTAAAAAAATCGAGATATTTGCAAATCAACAGTGTGCCAGTATTGAGTAGAATGACCAGAAGCAGCAGTCGGTTTTTTACTTTTCCTTCGGAATACCAGATCAGCCGGTTGAGGTAAAAATCAATTACCAGCCCGGCCATTAATAAAAAGAAAAATACAGGAGCTCCCCACAAATAGAAAACAGAACTTCCGGCAAGTGCAACATGGTTTTTCCATTTGTCCGGAGAAACAAAGTACAAAACCAGAAAAACCGGAAAAAAATATAAAAGGAAAATAATGCTGCTGAAAACCATAAGTTGGGCTTTGGCGAAAGGACAAAAATAGGCGATCAGCAATTAACGAACAACCGCTATGTCATCAGGTCAGATTTTGGAGGAAGGTATTGATAAAGGCGCTCAATTTCATGCAATTAAGCGGGAGTTTTACCGGGTACTCCTGGTGCTTGGGCTATTGTCTTTTGCCGCCGGTTTACTCTATCTGTGGGCCAGGCCATTGGAAGCAATATTTGAGAATAGTGGAAATACATTTCACATTTTACCTCAGCAAGAGTTTGCGATGGAAATGATTCTTGAGGGAGTATCCGGGCGTGATCAGGTTTCGGTGTCTGTGATGCGCAAAACTATCCACAAAGCTGAGCGCCAGGCTATGTTGGTGGTGTCGGCAGGAGAGTTTTGGCAAAGCGTGGAGGCTGTAAAGGAAAAAAAAGAAGGCGGGTGGGAATTATTGTCCCAAACCATTAAACTACCCGAAAACCTGAAGGATAAGGTACTGAAAGTCTATTGCTGGAATCCCGCGGGAGGGGAATATGATTTTCTTGACTATCAGGTGGTTGTTCTTTACAGAGGCAAGTTTTTCAGGAAGATATACAGGAAAGAATCCCCATGAAATTCGATTTGTAAGCAGGTGTTCGGGTGTGATATTGCAAAGGTTATTGATAATATATTTCCATTGCCATAGATAGCAGAATACCACTCAAATTGAGACCTCAAAACCGAAATACCATTACCCCCTCGCTCAATGTTCGCTGGAAACTATCTGCCACTGCGGTTGGCATTGTTACCATTTTGCTTGCCGGGATTTTCGGTACCATGGGGACGAATGCTACGGAAATCTGCGGCAACGGGATTGACGATGATGGGGATGCCCTGATAGATTGTGAAGATCCGGATTGTACAAACAGTTGGGATTGTCTGGTCATACCGATTGGCGATCTGGCAGAGACTGGAAACTGGACGGGGAGTGGCTTTGGCCCTTTTGCCGCATCTACTCCAGGCGGAGAGGTTGTGGTAACGGCAAATGTTACAGTCAGTGGAAATGCAAATTTTCAGGCGACGCCTGTAGGAGTAATGGGTACAGGCGCTTTTTGGCAGCGGGGTATTCAGGGGAAACCCTCATTTGAAACGGTTGTGTATTGGGATAAAAACCCTGAGTCAGGAACAACCGATATTGACAGAGCCTCCGATGATAAGGGTAGGGGGGTGATGACATTCGCATTTAGCGAAACAGTCAAAAATCCGGTATTACACATTGACCGTATCGGAGGATGGGGAGGCTCGATTTCCAGCAGTGCAAAATTTACTGTAACTACGCCAGGCGTTACACTGGTAAGAATGACTGGCACGGATGATTTTCAAGTTACGGGAACTACTTTTTTCCGGACACCTGATATCACTACTACTGCCGTGGGTGAGGCAAATCAAAGTGCCAATATCGGCACTGCTGCCGGGACCATGGTTGTAAAAGGTACATTTTCCAGCGTGAGTTTTTCCTACACGGGAGTAGGTGTGGAGGGAACGGGAGGTGATGGCATCGAGTTTATCTGGACACTTGACACCGGCAGTGCCCTGCTTCCGGTGGAATGGCTGGGATCCGCCGCAGCATGGGAGGGAGAAGATGCCCGTATATTCTGGCAGACTGCGCGGGAATTGAATTCTGATTTCTTTGAGGTGGAAAGAAAAAACACTGAAACGGAAAAATTTGAGGTCATACATAAAATGCAGGCAGCAGGAGCCAGCGACCATAAGCAGAGTTATGAATTTTTGGATATGGGCATTGCGAGGATGGTCAAAGGGAAGACCCTGTTTTACCGGATCAGACAGGTGGATATGGATGGGAGCTCAACCTATTCCCCTCAAATGGAGCTGTCTTCTAATCTGGAAAAACAGC
The DNA window shown above is from Bacteroidia bacterium and carries:
- a CDS encoding MBOAT family O-acyltransferase, encoding MVFSSIIFLLYFFPVFLVLYFVSPDKWKNHVALAGSSVFYLWGAPVFFFLLMAGLVIDFYLNRLIWYSEGKVKNRLLLLVILLNTGTLLICKYLDFFTENLNIALSVFSFAQIPLPHILLPVGISFITFQKLSYTLDIFREKAPVQENFVNYALYILLFPQLIAGPIVRYNEVATQLSDRTLTEHIDYKLAGFFRFVTGLGKKVLIANALGEFADPLFALPPEQISAGMAWLGIVSYSFQIYFDFAGYSDMAIGLALMMGFRFAENFHFPYISQSITEFWRRWHISLGNWMRDYLYIPLGGNRKSELRTFFNLWIVFLISGFWHGASWNFVVWGAFHGLFLIADRLFFRKWLQFLGRIPSVFITYIIVLVGWVFFRADTLTYAFGFLGRMFSFENFHMDIFADSRTMTILIFAGIFSFMGLLPKIEQMPEKLYSGTVAMPVIIFRAVSASCIGIICLTELFARDFNPFIYFRF
- a CDS encoding T9SS type A sorting domain-containing protein, translating into MRPQNRNTITPSLNVRWKLSATAVGIVTILLAGIFGTMGTNATEICGNGIDDDGDALIDCEDPDCTNSWDCLVIPIGDLAETGNWTGSGFGPFAASTPGGEVVVTANVTVSGNANFQATPVGVMGTGAFWQRGIQGKPSFETVVYWDKNPESGTTDIDRASDDKGRGVMTFAFSETVKNPVLHIDRIGGWGGSISSSAKFTVTTPGVTLVRMTGTDDFQVTGTTFFRTPDITTTAVGEANQSANIGTAAGTMVVKGTFSSVSFSYTGVGVEGTGGDGIEFIWTLDTGSALLPVEWLGSAAAWEGEDARIFWQTARELNSDFFEVERKNTETEKFEVIHKMQAAGASDHKQSYEFLDMGIARMVKGKTLFYRIRQVDMDGSSTYSPQMELSSNLEKQQISIFPNPASEKVTIQFPAGSGNEAGRLFVTGISGRKIREEVIAVGEDAEILDVSEWAKGIYIIRYVNGQQVYTRNLVVK